One window of the Rufibacter radiotolerans genome contains the following:
- a CDS encoding SusC/RagA family TonB-linked outer membrane protein, with the protein MKKILLALILFLPLSIEAIAQGRTISGKVTSKDDGSDLIGVSVIVKGTTIGSNTGVDGSFTVNLPDGSNTLVFSYVGFVKKEVVVGSGTSINVQMESDAKLLKEIVITGYGEQDRKTLTSAISSVSAKEIENIPVASSDQLLQGRAAGVQVNSNSGTPGGGITVRVRGTSSINASSDPLYVVDGIPIQSNNLSNLAIGGGTTSPIADINPADIESMEILKDASATAIYGARAANGVVLITTKRGKEGKTKVSLGAYYGGQKSPNLPGVVDGPTFEKLMNEAAVNSGKPPIYSNPDNTTNTNWGESIFQTGALRNIDLGVSGGNEKIQYLVSGNNFLQEGIIKNTDFKRNSARINLDFYPADKFKIGTSVLYSNTSRARQRNDDNISGSLGGAFFYPSNLPMFQPNGAYTKFSIFENPIAAIKESEISMITNRLLGAFYGEYEFITGLRLRSSFSIDYSNLEENVYDNTFTNSGSGTNGSAQSVMTNDYNWIQENVLSYQFAFNDHSFNTLFGTTLQESEISRTIAWGTQFPSNDFKKIASAAVQRASSTGTSWGIGSLFTRIGYDYKSKYLATINVRRDASSRFGKDNRWGTFPSLALGWVISEEPFFKDKTFVSTLKIRGSYGITGNQSGINDFQAQGLWTGAAYADIPGVGPEQLANPELKWETTKQTDIGVDIGLFNNRINITADYYYKKTEDLLLAVPVPRTSGFNSLVQNFGELENKGFELNINANILELGALKWNTNFNIARNKNKILKLAAPFNVYNRDIFRYEEGGELFSFYLHEQTGVNPETGAPTWTDVNGDGQFKSNIDRKIVGSANPDFFGGITNTLNYKAIDLSFFFQYSYGNEQLNWNRFFLEHGGTRTSQFSTSQLDRWQKPGDQTMVPKMTSANYASDLRPSRFLEDGSYLRLKNITLGYTLPNGLTSRVGISSARVYLSGQNVFTVTNYTGLDPEITATASNTLTQGIEFFSMPQPRVFMGGFNINF; encoded by the coding sequence AAGATGATGGTTCTGATTTGATAGGGGTAAGTGTTATTGTAAAGGGCACTACCATAGGATCAAACACAGGGGTAGATGGCAGCTTTACTGTTAATCTACCAGATGGGAGCAATACCCTTGTGTTCTCCTATGTTGGCTTTGTAAAGAAGGAAGTGGTGGTTGGCAGCGGGACCTCCATTAATGTGCAAATGGAATCTGATGCGAAACTGCTAAAGGAAATCGTGATCACCGGATATGGAGAACAAGACCGGAAAACCTTAACTAGTGCAATTTCATCCGTTAGTGCTAAAGAAATTGAGAATATACCGGTGGCAAGCAGTGATCAACTCCTACAGGGTCGTGCTGCAGGCGTACAGGTAAACTCTAATTCAGGCACTCCCGGGGGCGGTATTACCGTTCGGGTAAGAGGTACCTCCTCTATCAATGCTTCAAGCGATCCTCTCTACGTAGTAGATGGCATTCCTATTCAGTCTAATAACTTATCTAACCTGGCAATAGGCGGCGGAACAACTAGCCCCATAGCAGATATCAACCCCGCCGACATAGAATCTATGGAGATTCTGAAAGACGCTTCTGCAACCGCAATTTATGGTGCAAGGGCAGCAAACGGCGTAGTGCTTATTACAACAAAAAGAGGAAAAGAAGGAAAAACCAAAGTGAGCTTGGGGGCTTACTACGGTGGCCAAAAGTCCCCAAACCTGCCAGGGGTAGTAGATGGGCCTACTTTTGAAAAGCTAATGAATGAGGCTGCCGTCAATAGCGGAAAACCACCAATATATAGCAACCCAGACAATACCACAAATACCAATTGGGGGGAGTCTATTTTTCAGACTGGCGCCTTGCGTAATATAGACTTAGGCGTGAGCGGGGGCAATGAAAAGATCCAATACCTGGTATCTGGCAATAACTTCCTGCAAGAGGGGATCATAAAGAATACAGATTTCAAAAGGAACAGTGCCCGTATTAACCTTGATTTTTACCCTGCTGATAAATTTAAGATTGGTACTAGTGTTTTGTATTCCAATACCAGCAGAGCCCGCCAAAGAAACGATGACAATATCTCTGGTAGCTTAGGGGGCGCCTTTTTTTACCCTTCTAACCTGCCAATGTTCCAACCCAATGGGGCCTACACCAAATTCAGCATCTTTGAAAACCCTATCGCCGCTATTAAGGAATCTGAAATCTCAATGATTACCAATAGGCTTCTAGGGGCTTTCTATGGGGAGTATGAGTTTATAACTGGCCTGCGCTTACGCTCTAGCTTCAGTATTGACTACAGCAACCTGGAAGAAAACGTATATGATAATACGTTCACTAATTCTGGTTCCGGCACCAACGGTAGTGCGCAGTCTGTTATGACTAACGACTATAACTGGATACAGGAAAACGTGTTAAGCTATCAGTTTGCGTTTAATGACCATTCTTTTAACACCTTGTTTGGCACCACCTTGCAGGAATCTGAGATTTCCCGCACTATAGCCTGGGGTACCCAGTTCCCAAGCAATGACTTCAAAAAAATTGCTTCCGCTGCCGTGCAAAGGGCAAGCTCTACAGGCACTAGCTGGGGCATTGGCTCCTTGTTTACGCGTATCGGCTATGATTATAAGAGCAAATACTTAGCTACCATCAATGTCCGCCGAGATGCTTCTTCCAGATTTGGTAAAGACAACAGATGGGGTACCTTCCCTTCCCTGGCTTTAGGATGGGTCATTTCAGAAGAGCCTTTCTTTAAGGATAAAACTTTTGTAAGCACTTTAAAGATCAGAGGCAGCTATGGAATAACTGGTAACCAGAGCGGCATCAATGACTTTCAGGCACAGGGCTTATGGACGGGAGCAGCTTATGCAGATATACCCGGGGTGGGCCCAGAGCAATTGGCTAACCCAGAGCTGAAGTGGGAAACTACCAAACAAACGGATATAGGAGTGGATATCGGGCTCTTCAATAACCGGATCAATATAACCGCAGACTATTATTACAAGAAAACAGAAGACCTGTTACTGGCCGTGCCAGTGCCTCGTACTTCTGGCTTTAACAGCCTGGTGCAAAACTTTGGCGAGTTGGAGAACAAAGGTTTTGAGTTAAATATCAATGCTAATATCCTGGAGTTAGGTGCTCTCAAATGGAATACAAATTTCAATATTGCCAGGAACAAGAATAAAATTCTAAAGCTAGCGGCTCCCTTTAATGTTTACAACCGCGATATTTTCAGATATGAAGAGGGGGGAGAGCTGTTCTCGTTTTATCTGCATGAGCAAACTGGAGTAAATCCAGAAACTGGGGCCCCCACCTGGACAGATGTAAATGGAGATGGTCAATTCAAGTCAAACATTGATCGTAAGATAGTAGGCAGTGCCAACCCAGATTTCTTTGGCGGCATCACCAACACCTTAAACTACAAAGCAATTGACCTAAGCTTTTTCTTTCAGTACTCATATGGCAATGAGCAGCTAAACTGGAACCGCTTCTTTTTAGAACATGGCGGAACAAGAACTTCCCAGTTTTCTACCAGTCAGTTAGACAGATGGCAGAAGCCAGGTGACCAGACCATGGTCCCAAAAATGACATCTGCCAATTATGCCAGTGACCTTAGACCCTCCCGGTTTCTGGAAGATGGATCTTATCTACGCCTTAAGAACATTACCCTGGGCTATACTTTGCCTAACGGGCTCACCAGCAGGGTTGGAATCTCATCAGCCAGAGTGTATCTGTCTGGGCAGAACGTATTCACCGTCACCAACTACACCGGCCTAGACCCTGAGATTACGGCCACCGCATCTAATACCCTAACGCAGGGCATTGAATTCTTCAGCATGCCTCAGCCCAGAGTATTTATGGGTGGTTTTAACATCAACTTCTAA
- a CDS encoding RagB/SusD family nutrient uptake outer membrane protein, translating to MRYHNYLLAFCFLIALGACDDILEQEPQTQIAQERAITNKKGAEAAVAGMYNELQDADYYGRNFQIMSDISSDVAQSIGTWDFYREMDTYLTSIGNTENGNFWTRAYRAVNVANNIIDKVPQLTDAQDLEKNSYLGQAYFVRALAFFDLTKTYGGVPGVIGTLGVPLVTKPSARVDESFFPSRPTLAESYKQVEKDLLMAIELLPEQHASDVATRSQAVKGTARALLSRLYLYTNQPENVIKYADLVIADPKYRFVANYLDIFQSKFTTEAIFELNFNSTDQNGLRNWYVPSTIGGRGDVAAHTSFYQEVTANPNDIRGKLFAYNSGAKVYYPTKYIKSGNIDNSHIIRLSEVYLNRAEARAKTGNIAGALSDLNAIRRNAGLGNITTTGTEETLKAIWQERKVELAFEGHSFFDIVRTGQTSTELRGVERTNGPAVSLLDLNRQVFPIPSFDIDSNKNLVQNEAYK from the coding sequence ATGAGATATCATAATTACTTATTAGCCTTCTGCTTTCTTATAGCACTGGGCGCCTGCGATGACATCTTGGAGCAGGAACCTCAGACACAGATAGCGCAGGAAAGGGCTATCACCAACAAAAAAGGTGCTGAAGCTGCCGTGGCAGGGATGTACAATGAGCTCCAGGATGCAGATTACTACGGCAGAAACTTCCAGATCATGAGCGACATTTCTTCTGATGTGGCCCAAAGTATTGGCACTTGGGATTTCTACCGTGAGATGGACACCTATTTAACCTCCATAGGGAATACTGAGAACGGGAATTTCTGGACCAGGGCGTACCGGGCGGTTAACGTGGCCAACAATATCATAGATAAGGTTCCCCAGTTAACAGATGCCCAGGATCTGGAAAAAAACAGCTACTTAGGCCAAGCCTACTTTGTGAGGGCCCTTGCTTTTTTTGACCTTACAAAAACGTACGGCGGGGTACCCGGTGTCATAGGTACTTTAGGAGTGCCTCTTGTTACCAAACCTTCTGCAAGGGTAGATGAGTCTTTCTTTCCTTCCAGACCCACGCTGGCAGAATCTTACAAACAGGTAGAAAAAGACCTTCTAATGGCCATTGAGTTGTTGCCAGAGCAACACGCTTCTGATGTTGCAACCAGGTCACAGGCTGTAAAAGGAACAGCTAGAGCCCTTTTAAGCAGACTTTACCTATACACGAACCAGCCTGAAAATGTGATTAAGTACGCAGATCTGGTAATTGCGGACCCAAAGTACAGGTTTGTCGCCAACTACCTGGATATCTTCCAGAGCAAATTTACCACTGAAGCTATTTTTGAGTTAAACTTTAACTCTACAGATCAAAACGGACTGAGAAACTGGTATGTACCGTCAACCATAGGTGGCAGAGGTGATGTAGCAGCACACACAAGCTTTTACCAGGAAGTAACAGCCAACCCGAATGATATTAGAGGGAAATTGTTCGCCTATAATTCAGGGGCAAAGGTGTATTACCCCACCAAATACATCAAATCAGGCAACATTGACAATTCCCATATCATCAGGCTCTCTGAGGTTTACCTTAACCGGGCCGAGGCAAGAGCAAAAACCGGGAATATTGCCGGCGCGTTATCTGACCTTAATGCCATCCGGAGAAATGCTGGCTTAGGAAATATAACCACCACCGGTACAGAAGAAACGCTAAAGGCAATATGGCAGGAGCGAAAAGTGGAGCTTGCTTTTGAAGGCCACAGCTTTTTTGACATAGTACGCACTGGCCAGACATCAACAGAACTAAGGGGGGTAGAGCGCACAAACGGGCCGGCGGTTTCTTTGCTAGACCTTAACCGCCAGGTCTTCCCTATCCCAAGCTTTGATATAGACTCAAATAAAAACCTGGTACAAAACGAAGCCTATAAATAA
- a CDS encoding VPS10 domain-containing protein: MVTRLQNTLKSGFLLAAATAFLIAPLPADAQKQKTSKKTVTSPYAPSLYNGLTWRSIGPYRGGRSGSVTGVPGKPNLYYFGATGGGVWRTVDAGSTWENISDGFFGGSIGAVAVSEADPNVIYAGEGEQTVRGNVSSGFGVWKSLDAGKTWQHIGLKNTKHIGRIRIHPTNPNIVYVAAMGDLYKANEERGVYKSTDGGKTWKRTLFANQDAGAVDLIMDPSNERVLYASTWNVRRTPYSFSSGGPGSGLWKSTDAGETWKEISRNAGLPKGTLGIIGVAVSPANTERVYAMVEAEDGGLFRSENGGLTWQKVNDDRNLRQRAWYYTRLTADPKDQDVVYVMNVSYHRSKDGGRTFESANAPHGDHHDLWIAPEDPSRMIIADDGGAQISKDTGKNWSTMMNQPTAQFYRVVTDNHFPYRIYGAQQDNSTVRIAHRTEGNEITEADWEESAGAESAHLAADPQNPDVVYGGNYGGFLSRVDHSNKQERVINVWPDNPMGAGAESMKYRFQWNFPILFSPNDPKKLYTASNHVHVTTNEGHSWQTISPDLTRNDTSKLGSSGGPITQDNTSVEYYGTIFAINESAIEPGVIWTGSDDGLLHITRDGGKSWKNITPKNMPEWIMINSIDPHPTLKGGAYVAATMYKSGDFQPYLYKTTDYGKTWTKITDGIPDTHFTRVVRADQKRPGLLYAGTEYGMYISFNDGQSWQSFQSNLPLVPITDLTIKDNNLIAATQGRSFWLIDDITPLHQLTAGMADKQFHLFKPLDSYKMAGARKEPSKTAGENHPGGVIINYFMQQKPDTTTAVKLDILDQNGKLIRSFTSNAKDKKDKIEVKQGMNRFVWDMYYPDASRFEGLILWSGRGVLAPKALPGTYKAKLTVNKSSQETDFVILKDPRIKSSQEDLQAQFTFLSEVRNKLTETHDAIKEIRTMRTQLNTLKSNLKGDDKNKEIIDAANSLDKKITAIEETLYQTKNRSNQDPLNFPIRLNNKLANLVQQVGTGDFRPTEQAYEFKKEITAKIDDQLSLFKQVQQQDIPALNKLVKDKGVNYISEKEKAAPMPTSSIQ; encoded by the coding sequence ATGGTAACAAGACTACAAAACACTTTAAAATCAGGTTTTTTGTTAGCCGCCGCAACAGCCTTCCTTATCGCACCGCTGCCGGCAGATGCACAGAAGCAGAAAACCAGTAAAAAAACAGTTACTTCCCCTTATGCTCCTTCGCTATACAATGGCCTGACCTGGCGCTCTATTGGCCCTTACCGGGGCGGGCGCTCTGGCTCAGTGACAGGAGTGCCTGGCAAACCCAACCTGTATTATTTTGGCGCAACCGGTGGTGGTGTGTGGCGGACAGTTGACGCAGGGTCTACCTGGGAGAATATCTCAGATGGTTTCTTTGGAGGGTCTATAGGAGCCGTTGCCGTGAGCGAGGCTGATCCAAACGTGATCTATGCCGGAGAAGGGGAGCAAACGGTGAGAGGCAACGTATCCTCTGGCTTTGGGGTCTGGAAGTCTTTAGACGCAGGAAAGACCTGGCAGCATATTGGGCTAAAGAACACCAAGCATATTGGCCGCATCCGTATTCATCCTACAAACCCCAATATAGTGTATGTAGCCGCTATGGGTGATTTGTATAAGGCGAATGAGGAGCGTGGAGTCTATAAGAGCACAGATGGGGGTAAAACCTGGAAGCGCACCTTGTTTGCCAACCAGGATGCCGGTGCTGTAGACCTTATCATGGACCCTTCCAATGAACGGGTTCTGTATGCCAGCACCTGGAATGTACGGCGTACCCCTTACAGTTTCTCTTCCGGTGGCCCTGGTTCAGGTTTATGGAAAAGCACAGATGCCGGTGAAACCTGGAAGGAAATCTCCAGAAACGCTGGCTTGCCCAAAGGCACCCTTGGGATTATTGGCGTAGCCGTGTCGCCGGCCAACACAGAACGTGTTTACGCAATGGTGGAGGCGGAGGACGGCGGCCTGTTCCGGTCTGAAAACGGAGGCCTTACCTGGCAGAAAGTGAACGATGACCGAAACCTGCGGCAGCGTGCCTGGTATTATACCCGCCTGACGGCCGATCCTAAGGACCAGGACGTGGTGTATGTGATGAACGTATCTTACCATAGAAGCAAAGACGGCGGCCGTACCTTTGAGAGTGCCAATGCCCCGCATGGCGACCACCATGATCTGTGGATAGCACCGGAAGACCCCTCGCGCATGATCATAGCCGATGACGGCGGAGCACAAATAAGCAAAGACACAGGCAAGAACTGGAGCACCATGATGAACCAGCCTACGGCACAGTTCTATCGGGTGGTGACAGATAACCATTTCCCTTATCGTATTTATGGCGCGCAACAGGATAACTCCACCGTAAGGATTGCTCACCGTACTGAGGGGAATGAGATAACAGAAGCCGATTGGGAAGAGTCAGCGGGTGCTGAGAGCGCTCATTTGGCGGCTGATCCGCAAAATCCAGATGTTGTCTATGGGGGCAATTATGGGGGCTTCCTATCCCGTGTAGACCACAGCAACAAACAGGAACGTGTCATTAACGTGTGGCCAGACAACCCAATGGGTGCTGGCGCAGAGTCTATGAAATACAGGTTCCAATGGAACTTCCCTATCCTGTTCTCCCCTAATGACCCTAAGAAGCTATACACGGCTTCTAACCATGTTCACGTCACCACAAACGAAGGCCACTCCTGGCAAACCATCAGCCCGGACTTGACGCGCAATGACACCAGCAAGCTAGGTTCTTCAGGAGGGCCCATCACGCAGGACAATACCAGCGTGGAGTATTATGGGACTATCTTTGCTATCAATGAGTCTGCCATTGAGCCTGGGGTAATCTGGACAGGGTCTGATGACGGTTTGCTTCACATAACCCGTGACGGGGGTAAGAGCTGGAAAAACATCACGCCAAAGAACATGCCTGAGTGGATCATGATCAATAGCATAGACCCGCACCCTACCCTTAAAGGGGGAGCCTATGTAGCGGCCACCATGTATAAATCCGGTGATTTCCAGCCCTACCTATACAAGACAACGGACTATGGCAAAACATGGACCAAGATTACTGACGGCATTCCAGACACGCACTTCACCCGCGTAGTACGCGCCGATCAAAAGCGGCCCGGCTTGTTATATGCGGGCACAGAATATGGCATGTATATCTCCTTTAATGATGGGCAAAGCTGGCAATCCTTTCAATCTAACTTGCCTCTTGTTCCCATCACAGACCTTACCATAAAAGACAATAACCTGATAGCAGCCACCCAGGGCCGTAGCTTCTGGCTGATTGATGACATCACGCCTCTGCATCAGTTAACCGCTGGTATGGCAGACAAACAGTTTCACCTTTTCAAACCTCTGGACAGCTATAAGATGGCGGGAGCCAGAAAAGAACCTTCTAAAACAGCCGGGGAAAACCACCCCGGGGGTGTTATCATCAACTATTTCATGCAACAGAAGCCTGATACCACCACCGCAGTGAAACTTGATATCCTGGACCAGAATGGCAAGCTCATCCGCAGTTTTACTAGCAACGCAAAAGACAAGAAAGACAAAATAGAGGTTAAGCAAGGAATGAACCGCTTTGTCTGGGACATGTATTATCCTGATGCCAGCCGCTTTGAAGGCTTAATTTTATGGTCTGGCCGAGGTGTTTTAGCCCCCAAGGCTCTTCCGGGCACTTACAAGGCAAAACTAACGGTGAACAAGAGTAGCCAGGAGACTGACTTTGTTATCTTAAAAGATCCGCGCATCAAATCCTCGCAGGAAGATCTGCAGGCACAGTTTACGTTCCTGTCTGAAGTTCGGAATAAACTGACGGAGACGCATGATGCCATCAAAGAGATCAGGACTATGCGCACTCAGCTTAACACCCTGAAAAGCAACTTAAAGGGAGATGATAAAAACAAGGAGATTATAGACGCGGCCAACTCATTAGACAAGAAGATTACGGCCATTGAGGAAACCCTGTATCAGACCAAGAACCGCAGTAACCAGGATCCTCTTAACTTCCCTATCCGGCTGAATAATAAGTTAGCAAATTTGGTGCAGCAGGTGGGAACCGGAGATTTCCGCCCTACCGAACAGGCGTATGAGTTCAAGAAAGAGATAACTGCTAAAATTGACGACCAACTAAGCCTCTTCAAGCAAGTACAGCAACAGGACATTCCTGCCCTCAACAAATTAGTAAAGGACAAGGGTGTAAATTACATAAGCGAAAAAGAGAAGGCAGCCCCTATGCCAACTTCCTCCATACAGTAA
- a CDS encoding WD40/YVTN/BNR-like repeat-containing protein has translation MKKLLYPLLFLAATQFAVSPAAAQKKSKEKAKAEHQTDQLNPYFKAVKWRNVGPSRGGRSVTASGVVNNPLTYYMGTTGGGLWKTEDAGQSWFNISDGFFKTSSVGAVTVSESDPNIVYAGMGEHAVRGVMTSHGDGVYKSTDAGKTWTKLGLDLTRHIAGISVHPQNPDVLYVAAQGALHGPGQERGVYKSVDGGKTWKKTLYVDENTGCADISMDMNNPRILYASMWDHRRLPWQVISGGKGSGLYKSTDAGETWKKLENGLPKELGKIGVSVSRANSNKVYAVIESDTQKELGGLFVSEDGGGKWNRVSKDHRLTQRAWYYIEVFADPQQENTVYVLNAPGLKSTDGGKTWTQITGTHGDYHQLWMNPKDSRNMVVANDGGAAVSFNGGKTWSTQDNQPTAQFYRVNADNLFPYNLYGGQQDNTSVKIASRNTAGGSIGERDWSFSAGGESAFLAFNPDNPRYVVGGSYQGNIEVHDVVTNLKTSIMVSPILYLGMEPKDMKYRFNWNAPIIYSAHAPNTFYNAGNILFKTADMGKTWQAVSPDLTRHDSTKMVISGAPFTNEGAGGENYGTIAYVIESPHEKDVLWTGSDDGLVHLTRDGGKTWSNVTPKGLGETLVNSIEVSPHDKATAYIATTRYKFNDFSPSLYKTTDYGKTWAKITNGIPSEAFTRVVREDSQRKDLLFAGTELGLYVSYDGGKQWNSFQLNLPLTPISDLKIHQGDLIAATQGRSFWILDDLSTIRQYNKNLSATTLHLYQPEDSYRVAGGSALDKVENEESGSGIGGPAGTNPASGVTLYYQLPANFEKDSLVTLEIMDDQGKIVRKYSSKTDKKFVAYPGGPTPDPTLSTKPGLNRFVWDMRYATLPGVPTAFMPSSLTGHKSAPGSYQARLKINGQEKTVAFKVLADPRIDIAPGAFKEQQVVLTALEDGVRDIHTSVLRMRKAKEQVNALVELLEETPDMKQVIDQGKALTKKITAWEDELIQNKSLSNNDFLNYESKLSAHLLYLKDDLDTDIPFVTKAQQERLTELNASWQKSKTDMNELIQKDIANFNQLTKQANLQKITLPGPVTEKVVF, from the coding sequence ATGAAGAAACTGTTATACCCTCTGCTTTTCCTGGCAGCTACCCAGTTTGCTGTTTCGCCAGCGGCGGCTCAGAAAAAAAGCAAAGAAAAAGCAAAAGCAGAACATCAGACAGACCAGCTCAACCCCTATTTCAAAGCTGTGAAATGGCGCAACGTTGGTCCCTCACGGGGTGGCCGGTCTGTAACGGCAAGTGGCGTGGTCAATAATCCGCTAACCTATTATATGGGTACCACTGGCGGCGGCCTTTGGAAAACCGAGGACGCCGGACAGAGTTGGTTCAATATCTCTGACGGCTTTTTTAAAACAAGCTCGGTTGGCGCGGTCACAGTCTCTGAATCTGACCCCAACATTGTGTATGCCGGCATGGGCGAACATGCTGTAAGAGGCGTTATGACCTCACACGGCGACGGGGTTTACAAATCAACAGATGCAGGCAAGACCTGGACTAAATTAGGCTTGGACCTGACCCGGCACATAGCCGGGATAAGTGTCCATCCGCAGAACCCCGACGTTCTGTATGTGGCAGCCCAGGGCGCCCTGCACGGCCCCGGCCAAGAAAGAGGTGTCTACAAATCTGTGGATGGTGGCAAAACATGGAAAAAGACACTCTATGTAGATGAGAACACCGGCTGTGCTGACATAAGCATGGATATGAATAATCCTCGCATTCTTTACGCTTCCATGTGGGATCATCGCCGCTTGCCTTGGCAGGTGATTAGCGGGGGCAAGGGAAGCGGTCTATACAAATCTACTGATGCCGGCGAAACCTGGAAAAAGCTGGAGAACGGCTTACCTAAGGAACTTGGCAAAATTGGGGTCTCTGTTTCAAGAGCCAATTCCAATAAAGTGTACGCCGTTATTGAAAGCGACACCCAGAAAGAATTAGGCGGCCTGTTTGTAAGTGAAGACGGCGGCGGCAAATGGAATAGGGTGAGCAAAGATCACCGCCTTACACAGCGTGCCTGGTACTACATAGAGGTTTTTGCAGACCCTCAACAGGAGAACACGGTTTATGTGCTTAACGCCCCGGGGTTAAAATCTACTGACGGTGGCAAGACCTGGACACAGATCACAGGCACGCATGGAGATTACCACCAACTGTGGATGAATCCGAAGGATAGCAGGAACATGGTGGTGGCAAATGACGGCGGGGCAGCGGTAAGTTTCAACGGGGGCAAGACATGGTCTACGCAGGATAACCAGCCCACCGCTCAGTTCTACCGGGTAAACGCTGACAATCTATTCCCCTATAATCTATACGGCGGGCAGCAGGACAATACCTCTGTTAAGATAGCCAGCAGAAATACCGCAGGCGGCAGCATTGGGGAAAGAGACTGGTCTTTTAGCGCCGGCGGCGAAAGTGCTTTCCTGGCGTTTAACCCAGACAACCCGCGCTATGTGGTAGGAGGCAGTTACCAGGGCAACATAGAGGTGCATGATGTAGTGACTAACCTAAAGACGTCTATCATGGTGTCCCCTATCCTATACTTAGGCATGGAGCCCAAAGACATGAAGTATCGTTTTAACTGGAATGCCCCTATCATCTATTCCGCGCATGCGCCCAACACGTTCTACAACGCAGGCAACATTCTTTTCAAGACGGCAGACATGGGGAAAACCTGGCAGGCCGTTTCCCCAGACTTGACCAGGCATGACTCCACTAAAATGGTCATAAGTGGTGCCCCCTTCACCAATGAAGGAGCCGGCGGCGAAAACTATGGCACCATTGCCTATGTCATTGAGTCACCCCATGAAAAGGACGTGCTATGGACGGGCAGTGATGACGGCCTGGTACACCTCACCCGAGACGGAGGCAAAACATGGAGCAATGTCACGCCCAAGGGGCTAGGAGAAACCCTGGTGAATAGCATTGAGGTATCACCACATGACAAGGCCACAGCGTACATAGCCACCACCCGCTACAAATTCAATGATTTCTCCCCTTCGCTCTACAAGACCACAGATTATGGCAAGACTTGGGCTAAAATCACAAACGGCATACCCAGTGAGGCCTTTACCCGGGTGGTGCGGGAAGACAGTCAACGAAAAGACCTTTTGTTTGCCGGGACTGAACTTGGCCTGTACGTTTCTTATGACGGCGGTAAACAATGGAATAGCTTTCAGCTCAACCTACCCCTCACCCCTATTTCAGATTTGAAAATCCATCAAGGAGATTTAATAGCCGCCACCCAAGGAAGGTCATTCTGGATTCTGGATGACTTAAGCACTATCAGGCAGTACAATAAAAACCTGTCTGCCACCACCTTACACCTCTACCAACCTGAAGACAGCTACCGGGTAGCGGGAGGGAGTGCCCTGGATAAAGTAGAGAATGAGGAAAGCGGGTCTGGTATAGGGGGCCCGGCGGGCACTAACCCTGCATCTGGCGTCACGCTTTACTACCAGTTACCCGCCAACTTTGAGAAAGACAGCCTGGTTACCTTAGAGATAATGGATGACCAGGGCAAGATTGTCCGGAAATACTCCAGCAAGACAGACAAAAAGTTTGTGGCGTATCCGGGTGGCCCTACCCCAGACCCCACACTTTCTACCAAGCCGGGCCTTAACCGCTTTGTGTGGGATATGCGGTATGCTACCCTTCCGGGCGTACCCACCGCGTTTATGCCCTCCAGCTTAACGGGCCATAAATCGGCGCCAGGATCTTACCAGGCCAGGTTAAAAATTAACGGCCAGGAAAAGACCGTAGCCTTTAAAGTACTGGCAGATCCCCGGATTGACATCGCCCCTGGGGCCTTTAAAGAGCAACAGGTAGTTTTGACGGCGTTAGAGGACGGCGTTAGGGACATTCATACCTCAGTCTTAAGAATGCGGAAAGCCAAAGAACAGGTAAACGCCTTAGTTGAACTCCTGGAGGAAACGCCTGACATGAAACAGGTAATTGACCAGGGCAAAGCACTCACCAAAAAGATCACGGCCTGGGAAGATGAATTGATCCAAAATAAGTCACTGTCTAACAATGATTTCCTTAACTATGAAAGTAAGTTAAGCGCCCATTTGTTATATCTGAAAGATGACTTAGACACTGATATACCTTTTGTGACAAAGGCCCAGCAGGAAAGGCTAACCGAGCTTAACGCCTCCTGGCAAAAATCAAAAACGGACATGAATGAGTTGATACAAAAGGATATTGCCAACTTCAACCAGCTTACAAAACAAGCCAACTTGCAAAAGATCACCCTGCCGGGCCCTGTCACGGAGAAGGTCGTTTTCTAA